In a genomic window of Drosophila takahashii strain IR98-3 E-12201 chromosome 3L, DtakHiC1v2, whole genome shotgun sequence:
- the LOC108066555 gene encoding uncharacterized protein isoform X2 — MVDIYQDASSTLRSVFPNSRLDSLAGVDRRMESQVPGPQDSDAVGTTPTSVGYNPLEDDDWWANAIEVDTFDSPLAFDASENGLWNGHFVPPPPRPPFLDESVAADGLTTCDLCTWAWQRNAYSLDGSIGGRPQPWWCRNNRNGGQNRSPISIKHSADSIRRPTSNSGVWTWLGGSRRSSAGPDQIGPPSTSPAENHYTHMDDAYSPVGVSEALYAELDRESVRSANPSYQNTAYSQCGEKYNYQGHEQDIPMVVSSAPSSAYYSDLSVTAMPGGASGSNQGAYEIVGLNVMSQPLPNWDHHGGGGGGGGAGGGATIAAVTAAAILNGGGGGGNGLTPGEAAAMTQRRGPRLAAINETSTSTVPSDYV; from the exons ATGGTGGACATTTACCAGGATGCCAGCAGTACGCTGCGCTCCGTGTTCCCCAACTCGCGGCTGGACTCCCTCGCCGGAGTGGATCGCCGGATGGAGAGTCAGGTGCCAGGACCTCAGGACTCGGATGCAGTTGGCACCACTCCCACGAGCGTAGGCTACAATCCGCTAGAGGACGACGACTGGTGGGCCAATGCCATTGAGGTGGACACCTTCGATTCACCGCTGGCCTTCGATGCCAGCGAAAATGGACTGTGGAACGGACACTTTGTGCCGCCGCCGCCCCGCCCGCCCTTCCTGGATGAAAGCGTCGCCGCCGACGGCCTGACCACCTGTGATCTCTGCACGTGGGCATGGCAGCGGAATGCCTACTCCCTGGATGGTTCCATAG GTGGCCGTCCGCAGCCTTGGTGGTGTCGAAATAACCGAAACGGTGGCCAAAACCGATCGCCCATCTCGATCAAGCATTCGGCGGACAGCATCCGGCGTCCCACGAGCAACTCCGGCGTTTGGACCTGGCTGGGCGGCAGTCGTCGCTCTTCCGCCGGTCCCGACCAGATTGGTCCTCCATCGACGTCGCCGGCGGAGAACCACTATACCCACATGGACGACGCCTACAGTCCGGTGGGCGTGAGCGAGGCCCTTTACGCGGAACTGGATCGCGAGTCCGTGCGATCCGCCAATCCCTCGTACCAGAACACGGCCTACAGTCAGTGTGGCGAG AAATATAATTACCAGGGCCACGAGCAGGACATTCCCATGGTGGTCTCCTCGGCGCCGAGCAGTGCCTACTATTCGGATCTGTCGGTGACCGCGATGCCCGGCGGTGCGAGTGGCAGTAATCAGGGCGCCTACGAGATTGTCGGACTGAACGTGATGTCCCAGCCGCTGCCCAACTGGGATCATCATGGCGGAGGTGGTGGAGGAGGGGGAGCCGGAGGCGGAGCCACTATAGCTGCAGTTACGGCGGCCGCCATCCTTAAtgggggtggtggtgggggCAATGGCCTTACGCCCGGCGAGGCGGCGGCGATGACGCAACGACGAGGTCCTCGACTGGCGGCCATCAACGAGACGAGCACCAGCACTGTGCCCTCGGACTATGtctaa
- the LOC108066555 gene encoding uncharacterized protein isoform X3: MVIVLRCRRIKSANANGGRPQPWWCRNNRNGGQNRSPISIKHSADSIRRPTSNSGVWTWLGGSRRSSAGPDQIGPPSTSPAENHYTHMDDAYSPVGVSEALYAELDRESVRSANPSYQNTAYSQCGEKYNYQGHEQDIPMVVSSAPSSAYYSDLSVTAMPGGASGSNQGAYEIVGLNVMSQPLPNWDHHGGGGGGGGAGGGATIAAVTAAAILNGGGGGGNGLTPGEAAAMTQRRGPRLAAINETSTSTVPSDYV; this comes from the exons ATGGTCATAGTTCTAAGATGTAGAAG AATTAAATCAGCGAATGCCAACG GTGGCCGTCCGCAGCCTTGGTGGTGTCGAAATAACCGAAACGGTGGCCAAAACCGATCGCCCATCTCGATCAAGCATTCGGCGGACAGCATCCGGCGTCCCACGAGCAACTCCGGCGTTTGGACCTGGCTGGGCGGCAGTCGTCGCTCTTCCGCCGGTCCCGACCAGATTGGTCCTCCATCGACGTCGCCGGCGGAGAACCACTATACCCACATGGACGACGCCTACAGTCCGGTGGGCGTGAGCGAGGCCCTTTACGCGGAACTGGATCGCGAGTCCGTGCGATCCGCCAATCCCTCGTACCAGAACACGGCCTACAGTCAGTGTGGCGAG AAATATAATTACCAGGGCCACGAGCAGGACATTCCCATGGTGGTCTCCTCGGCGCCGAGCAGTGCCTACTATTCGGATCTGTCGGTGACCGCGATGCCCGGCGGTGCGAGTGGCAGTAATCAGGGCGCCTACGAGATTGTCGGACTGAACGTGATGTCCCAGCCGCTGCCCAACTGGGATCATCATGGCGGAGGTGGTGGAGGAGGGGGAGCCGGAGGCGGAGCCACTATAGCTGCAGTTACGGCGGCCGCCATCCTTAAtgggggtggtggtgggggCAATGGCCTTACGCCCGGCGAGGCGGCGGCGATGACGCAACGACGAGGTCCTCGACTGGCGGCCATCAACGAGACGAGCACCAGCACTGTGCCCTCGGACTATGtctaa
- the LOC108066554 gene encoding zinc finger protein OZF: protein MRHLDKCRVCSCGVARDDEAYNLLQLPHLAVKFSECTNLVVDPDDQDILPSEICSECYELLEKFHSFRALCIIADGKWRTKSLYTRKKIDRRKAVHRVDDDEEEEEEELPEDYEEDAEHPENYEEEPEEMEEEQEILQLFEAPELIICDNTLSPEKTEKTPPKLDGKVSPKKVQKTSVPLKKSTQEYLHIKFKCDICSDEFLEERRLFMHKKEHEGHMLYHCTEPGCDEAFNRYENLRQHELGHSEEGERFVCEEEGCHKMYRHKASLKHHQSKAHDIGKPLKTHMCEFCGRVFRNGSALSQHRFTHDDQMELPFACEMPDCALRFYSKEKLKIHMMRHQGIKNYSCPYCGLKKTTKNELRLHINFHTLERTWSCKECPKVCNSSTSLKKHVRSVHEKARDYACNYCEKRFATSDTRKYHEMTHTGEKNFECRECGKRFIQPSALRTHLKIHDLEEDQQTTFTLVQVTSIN from the exons ATGCGTCACCTGGACAAGTGCCGCGTGTGCTCCTGCGGAGTGGCGAGGGACGACGAGGCCTACAATCTGCTGCAACTGCCGCACTTGGCCGTCAAGTTCTCGGAATGCACAAATTTGGTTGTGGATCCCGACGACCAGGATATTTTGCCCAGTGAAATTTGTTCCGAGTGTTACGAGCTCCTGGAGAAGTTCCACTCCTTCCGAGCACTTTGCATTATAGCCGATGGGAAATGGCGTACCAAAAGTCTGTATACCAGAAAGAAAATCGACCGGAGAAAAGCTGTGCACAGGGTGgatgacgacgaggaggaggaggaggaagagctTCCAGAGGATTACGAAGAGGATGCGGAGCATCCAGAAAACTATGAGGAGGAGCCAGAGGAGATGGAGGAAGAGCAGGAGATCCTACAACTCTTTGAAGCCCCAGAATTGATCATATGCGATAACACCTTGAGTCCCGAGAAAACCGAAAAGACACCGCCAAAATTGGATGGAAAAGTCAGCCCCAAAAAAGTTCAGAAGACATCGGTACCCCTCAAGAAATCTACACAA gaatatttgcatattaaaTTCAAGTGCGATATTTGCTCCGATGAATTTCTCGAGGAACGACGCCTGTTTATGCACAAGAAAGAGCACGAGGGCCACATGCTGTACCACTGCACTGAGCCCGGTTGCGATGAAGCCTTCAATCGCTACGAGAATCTGAGGCAGCACGAACTGGGACACTCGGAGGAGGGCGAGCGGTTCGTCTGCGAGGAGGAGGGCTGCCACAAGATGTACCGGCACAAGGCCTCGCTCAAACACCACCAGAGCAAGGCCCATGATATTGGCAAGCCTCTAAAGACCCACATGTGTGAATTCTGCGGACGGGTGTTTAGGAACGGCTCCGCCTTGAGTCAACATCGCTTTACGCACGACGATCAAATGGAATTGCCATTTGCCTGCGAAATGCCAGACTGCGCGCTGCGATTCTACAGCAAGGAGAAGCTCAAGATCCACATGATGCGCCATCAGGGTATAAAGAACTATAGCTGCCCCTATTGTGGACTCAAGAAGACCACGAAGAACGAACTGCGACTCCACATCAATTTCCACACACTGGAGAGAACCTGGTCCTGCAAGGAGTGCCCCAAAGTGTGCAACAGCTCGACGAGTCTCAAGAAGCATGTTCGTTCGGTTCACGAGAAGGCCCGGGATTACGCCTGCAACTATTGCGAGAAGAGATTTGCCACCTCGGACACCCGAAAGTACCACGAGATGACGCACACTGGGGAAAAGAACTTCGAGTGTCGCGAGTGCGGCAAGAGGTTTATACAACCGTCTGCCCTGCGTACACATCTAAAAATCCACGATTTGGAGGAGGATCAGCAGACAACTTTCACACTGGTGCAAGTGACTAGCATTAATTAA
- the Bulli gene encoding regulator of MON1-CCZ1 complex translates to MDNSNGIHYIELSPNPIRFDAVSQLTNVFFDDSNKQIFAVRSGGATGVVVKGPGSTEDTVISFCMNDRGGAIRSIKFSPDNQILAVQRKENAVEFICFQGDQPLLQEIITHQVKTMIHGFVWVHNREVALISNTGVEVYTVVPEKRQVRSVKSLSIGIKWFAWCCDANVALLCTTEGNSLIPVLVKQKVITKLPKVDLGNPSRDVQESKVTLGQVYGVLAVLILQSNSSSGQMEVEVHLLNGPGLAPRKCHVLRLSLVGRFAINTVDNLIVVHHQASGTSLLFDISLPGEVINEITYHTPVTPGRSIKPFGLKLPSLSPDGQILQCELYSTHWVLFQPNIVIDAKLGCMWFLNLCIEPLCQLISDRIRLTEFLLQRSSGKQMLLKVVGQLVDDQYKGTLLPVLETIFSRINKIYASWVQLELQNQTAQPSNVKTSTLKQSTPPIVLIEQLDMVQIFQRIARRPYTESILMLYLQSLNKFNIAAQEELSKMIISELINNRSFDTLRRLVSYSMLLESKSVACFLLSHSDVDTAISQVAIDMLGRIQAHEIIIEVMLGQGKVIDALRLAKNSLGLDKVPARKFLEAAHKTKDDLIFHSVFRFFQMRNLKLYETLSFPKAEQCTEFIQHYNNTFPVDNPTKATVS, encoded by the exons ATGGATAATTCGAATGGAATTCATTATATTGAACTGTCACCAAATCCCATACGTTTCGATGCCGTGAGCCAGCTAACAAATGTCTTTTTCGATGACTCCAACAAGCAG ATCTTTGCTGTTCGATCTGGTGGAGCTACGGGTGTGGTGGTCAAGGGACCCGGCTCCACCGAGGATACCGTCATCTCGTTTTGCATGAATGATCGTGGCGGAGCTATACGATCCATCAAATTCTCACCGGATAATCAAATCCTCGCCGTTCAGCGAAAGGAAAACGCCGTGGAGTTTATATGCTTCCAGGGGGATCAACCTCTGCTGCAGGAGATCATCACGCACCAGGTGAAGACCATGATCCATGGCTTCGTGTGGGTCCACAATCGAGAGGTGGCCCTGATCTCGAATACGGGTGTTGAAGTGTACACCGTGGTTCCGGAAAAGCGACAGGTGCGCTCTGTGAAATCCCTAAGCATCGGAATCAAGTGGTTCGCCTGGTGCTGTGATGCCAATGTGGCTCTGCTTTGCACCACCGAGGGAAATTCCCTGATTCCGGTCCTGGTCAAGCAGAAGGTCATCACCAAGCTGCCCAAAGTGGACT tGGGCAATCCCAGTCGAGATGTCCAGGAGAGCAAGGTAACCTTGGGTCAGGTGTACGGCGTCCTGGCCGTGCTTATCCTCCAGTCAAACAGCAGCTCCGGTCAGATGGAAGTGGAGGTGCACCTGCTCAATGGCCCCGGTTTGGCGCCCCGCAAGTGCCACGTCCTTCGCTTGAGTCTCGTGGGTCGCTTCGCGATCAACACGGTGGATAATCTGATTGTGGTGCACCACCAGGCTTCGGGGACTTCGTTGCTATTCGATATTTCCCTGCCCGGCGAGGTGATCAATGAAATAACCTACCATACGCCAGTTACCCCAGGACGTTCCATTAAACCTTTTGGCTTGAAGCTACCTTCGCTGTCGCCCGATGGTCAGATTCTGCAGTGCGAGTTGT ATTCCACCCACTGGGTGCTGTTTCAGCCCAATATCGTAATCGATGCCAAGTTGGGTTGCATGTGGTTCCTGAATCTCTGCATAGAACCCTTGTGCCAACTGATTTCGGATCGCATTCGACTTACAGAGTTTCTGCTGCAGCGCAGCAGTGGCAAGCAAATGCTATTAAAGGTTGTGGGGCAGTTGGTGGATGATCAATACAAGGGAACGCTTTTGCCAGTTTTAGAGACCATCTTCAGCAGGATTAACAAGATATATGC CTCCTGGGTTCAATTGGAATTGCAAAATCAAACCGCTCAGCCCTCGAATGTCAAGACTTCCACCTTGAAGCAAAGCACTCCGCCCATTGTGCTTATAGAACAACTAGATATGGTACAGATCTTCCAGCGCATTGCCCGTCGGCCGTACACGGAATCTATCCTTATGCTTTACCTGCAATCCCTGAACAAATTCAACATTGCCGCCCAGGAGGAGCTGAGCAAGATGATCATCAGCGAGCTGATCAACAATCGCAGCTTCGACACCTTGCGACGCCTGGTCAGCTATTCAATGCTGCTGGAATCCAAGTCGGTGGCCTGCTTTTTGCTGTCCCATTCGGATGTGGATACGGCCATATCCCAGGTGGCCATCGATATGCTGGGCAGGATTCAGGCACATGAG atAATTATTGAAGTTATGCTGGGTCAGGGCAAAGTAATTGATGCCTTGAGACTGGCCAAAAACTCCCTGGGCCTGGATAAAGTGCCAGCTCGCAAGTTTCTGGAGGCGGCTCATAAGACAAAAGACGATCTCATCTTTCACAGCGTTTTCAGATTCTTCCAAATGCGAAACCTGAAGCTTTATGAGACCTTGTCTTTTCCCAAGG CCGAACAATGCACCGAGTTTATACAGCATTATAACAATACTTTTCCTGTGGATAATCCCACCAAGGCGACAGTAAGTTAA
- the LOC108066555 gene encoding uncharacterized protein isoform X1: MVDIYQDASSTLRSVFPNSRLDSLAGVDRRMESQVPGPQDSDAVGTTPTSVGYNPLEDDDWWANAIEVDTFDSPLAFDASENGLWNGHFVPPPPRPPFLDESVAADGLTTCDLCTWAWQRNAYSLDGSIETAGELGWAFTLIIVSIISALIGAIVMVIVLRCRRIKSANANGGRPQPWWCRNNRNGGQNRSPISIKHSADSIRRPTSNSGVWTWLGGSRRSSAGPDQIGPPSTSPAENHYTHMDDAYSPVGVSEALYAELDRESVRSANPSYQNTAYSQCGEKYNYQGHEQDIPMVVSSAPSSAYYSDLSVTAMPGGASGSNQGAYEIVGLNVMSQPLPNWDHHGGGGGGGGAGGGATIAAVTAAAILNGGGGGGNGLTPGEAAAMTQRRGPRLAAINETSTSTVPSDYV, from the exons ATGGTGGACATTTACCAGGATGCCAGCAGTACGCTGCGCTCCGTGTTCCCCAACTCGCGGCTGGACTCCCTCGCCGGAGTGGATCGCCGGATGGAGAGTCAGGTGCCAGGACCTCAGGACTCGGATGCAGTTGGCACCACTCCCACGAGCGTAGGCTACAATCCGCTAGAGGACGACGACTGGTGGGCCAATGCCATTGAGGTGGACACCTTCGATTCACCGCTGGCCTTCGATGCCAGCGAAAATGGACTGTGGAACGGACACTTTGTGCCGCCGCCGCCCCGCCCGCCCTTCCTGGATGAAAGCGTCGCCGCCGACGGCCTGACCACCTGTGATCTCTGCACGTGGGCATGGCAGCGGAATGCCTACTCCCTGGATGGTTCCATAG AAACCGCCGGTGAACTTGGATGGGCATTCACCCTAATCATAGTTTCAATCATATcggctctcataggtgctattGTAATGGTCATAGTTCTAAGATGTAGAAG AATTAAATCAGCGAATGCCAACG GTGGCCGTCCGCAGCCTTGGTGGTGTCGAAATAACCGAAACGGTGGCCAAAACCGATCGCCCATCTCGATCAAGCATTCGGCGGACAGCATCCGGCGTCCCACGAGCAACTCCGGCGTTTGGACCTGGCTGGGCGGCAGTCGTCGCTCTTCCGCCGGTCCCGACCAGATTGGTCCTCCATCGACGTCGCCGGCGGAGAACCACTATACCCACATGGACGACGCCTACAGTCCGGTGGGCGTGAGCGAGGCCCTTTACGCGGAACTGGATCGCGAGTCCGTGCGATCCGCCAATCCCTCGTACCAGAACACGGCCTACAGTCAGTGTGGCGAG AAATATAATTACCAGGGCCACGAGCAGGACATTCCCATGGTGGTCTCCTCGGCGCCGAGCAGTGCCTACTATTCGGATCTGTCGGTGACCGCGATGCCCGGCGGTGCGAGTGGCAGTAATCAGGGCGCCTACGAGATTGTCGGACTGAACGTGATGTCCCAGCCGCTGCCCAACTGGGATCATCATGGCGGAGGTGGTGGAGGAGGGGGAGCCGGAGGCGGAGCCACTATAGCTGCAGTTACGGCGGCCGCCATCCTTAAtgggggtggtggtgggggCAATGGCCTTACGCCCGGCGAGGCGGCGGCGATGACGCAACGACGAGGTCCTCGACTGGCGGCCATCAACGAGACGAGCACCAGCACTGTGCCCTCGGACTATGtctaa